The Ancylobacter sp. WKF20 genome contains a region encoding:
- a CDS encoding homoserine O-acetyltransferase, translating into MLERTIVEAARAEADQPHSPVAHFGPDKPLKLDAGGELSPFQIAYQTYGTLNAARSNAILICHALSGDQHAANVHPVTGKPGWWETLIGPGKPIDTDRFFVIASNVLGGCLGTTGPSSTNPATGQPYGLDLPVVTIGDMVRAQAMLIDHLGIERLLAVVGGSMGGMQVLQWAASYPERVFAAMPIATAARHSAQNIAFHEVGRQAVMADPDWRGGRYLAEGTSPRRGLSVARMAAHITYMSDSSLHRKFGRRLQDRAGRTFSFDADFQVESYLRYQGESFVDRFDANSYLYVTRAMDYFDLAADYGGVLANAFKGAKTRFCLVSFTSDWLFTTADSRAIVHALNASGAQVSFAEIDSDKGHDAFLLDEPEFFAITRGFIDAAARAVGVS; encoded by the coding sequence ATGCTGGAGAGGACCATCGTCGAAGCGGCCCGCGCCGAGGCGGACCAGCCGCACTCGCCCGTGGCGCATTTCGGCCCGGACAAGCCGCTCAAGCTCGATGCCGGCGGCGAGCTCAGCCCGTTCCAGATCGCCTACCAGACCTATGGCACGCTGAACGCGGCGCGCTCCAACGCCATCCTGATCTGCCACGCGCTTTCCGGCGACCAGCACGCGGCGAATGTCCATCCCGTCACCGGCAAGCCCGGCTGGTGGGAGACGCTGATCGGGCCGGGCAAGCCGATCGACACCGACCGCTTCTTCGTCATCGCCTCCAATGTGCTGGGCGGCTGTCTCGGCACCACCGGCCCGTCCTCCACCAACCCGGCCACCGGCCAGCCCTATGGGCTCGATCTGCCGGTCGTCACCATTGGCGACATGGTGCGGGCGCAGGCCATGCTGATCGACCATCTCGGCATTGAGCGCCTGCTCGCCGTGGTCGGTGGCTCGATGGGCGGCATGCAGGTGCTGCAATGGGCGGCGAGCTACCCCGAGCGCGTCTTCGCCGCCATGCCCATCGCCACCGCCGCGCGCCATTCGGCGCAGAACATCGCCTTCCACGAGGTCGGCCGCCAGGCGGTGATGGCCGATCCGGACTGGCGCGGCGGGCGCTATCTCGCGGAGGGCACCAGCCCGCGCCGGGGCCTCTCGGTCGCGCGCATGGCCGCGCACATCACCTATATGTCCGACTCATCGCTGCACCGGAAGTTCGGCCGGCGCCTGCAGGACCGCGCCGGGCGCACCTTCTCCTTCGACGCGGACTTCCAGGTGGAATCCTATCTGCGCTACCAGGGCGAATCCTTCGTCGACCGCTTCGACGCCAATTCCTATCTCTATGTCACCCGCGCCATGGATTATTTCGACCTCGCGGCGGATTATGGCGGCGTGCTGGCCAATGCCTTCAAGGGCGCGAAGACCCGCTTCTGCTTGGTCTCCTTCACCTCCGACTGGCTGTTCACCACGGCGGATTCGCGCGCCATCGTGCACGCGCTCAATGCGTCCGGCGCGCAGGTCTCGTTTGCCGAGATCGACAGCGACAAGGGCCATGACGCCTTCCTGCTCGACGAGCCGGAATTCTTCGCCATCACCCGCGGCTTCATCGACGCCGCCGCCCGCGCCGTGGGGGTGAGCTGA
- the metW gene encoding methionine biosynthesis protein MetW encodes MREAARAASGKRIDLLLIADMVKPGSRVLDVGSGDGELLELLATTRGCDARGIELSREGVNAGVARGLPIIQGDADVDLADYPDNAFDYVILSQTIQATRRPKWVLEQMLRVGTRAIVSFPNFGFWRMRLDLLINGRMPSTDNLPYSWHDTPNIHFCTIRDFVDLVEEVGAKIETATALDASGHPVRVNLPWAVWNLLGEQAVFLLSRKG; translated from the coding sequence ATGCGCGAGGCCGCACGCGCCGCCTCCGGCAAGCGTATCGACCTGCTGCTGATCGCCGACATGGTGAAGCCCGGCTCGCGCGTGCTGGATGTCGGCTCCGGCGACGGCGAATTGCTGGAACTGCTCGCCACCACGCGCGGCTGCGACGCGCGCGGCATCGAATTGTCGCGCGAGGGCGTCAATGCCGGCGTCGCGCGCGGCCTGCCGATCATCCAGGGCGACGCCGATGTCGACCTGGCCGACTACCCCGACAACGCCTTCGACTATGTGATCCTGTCGCAGACCATCCAGGCGACGCGCCGGCCGAAATGGGTGCTGGAGCAGATGCTGCGCGTCGGCACGCGGGCCATCGTCTCCTTCCCCAATTTCGGCTTCTGGCGGATGCGGCTCGACCTCCTGATCAACGGCCGGATGCCGAGCACGGACAACCTGCCTTATAGCTGGCACGACACGCCCAACATCCATTTCTGCACCATCCGCGACTTCGTCGATCTGGTGGAGGAGGTGGGCGCGAAGATCGAGACCGCGACCGCGCTCGACGCCTCCGGCCACCCGGTGCGGGTCAATCTGCCCTGGGCGGTGTGGAACCTGCTCGGCGAGCAGGCGGTGTTCCTGCTCTCGCGGAAGGGCTGA
- a CDS encoding type II toxin-antitoxin system RelE/ParE family toxin codes for MRYEVELTRPAARDLNEIRQFITASESAARAEEVLTVLQQKLATLAEMPLRGNAPKELAIFGATEFRELHHQAYRMIYAVQGPTVFIVAITDGRRDMQAFLQRRLAR; via the coding sequence ATGCGGTATGAGGTGGAACTAACCCGCCCGGCGGCGCGCGATCTCAACGAAATCCGCCAGTTCATCACAGCGAGTGAATCCGCGGCCCGCGCGGAAGAGGTACTGACGGTGCTTCAGCAGAAGCTCGCCACCCTCGCGGAGATGCCGTTGCGCGGCAACGCGCCCAAGGAATTGGCGATCTTCGGCGCTACCGAGTTCCGCGAACTGCACCATCAGGCCTACCGCATGATCTATGCGGTCCAAGGCCCTACGGTTTTCATCGTCGCCATTACCGATGGCCGGCGCGACATGCAGGCCTTCCTGCAGCGGCGCCTTGCGCGCTGA
- a CDS encoding type II toxin-antitoxin system Phd/YefM family antitoxin, producing the protein MKLSERIKPISYLKANAAEVIAKLAEHQQPMIITVNGEAKAVLQDIDSYEEMQEAIAMLRIVQMGQKDIREGNTIPLEEAMRRVRDGSLD; encoded by the coding sequence ATGAAGCTGTCCGAACGCATCAAGCCGATCAGCTACCTCAAGGCCAACGCCGCCGAGGTCATCGCCAAGCTCGCCGAGCACCAGCAGCCGATGATCATCACCGTGAACGGCGAGGCCAAGGCGGTGCTGCAGGACATCGATTCCTATGAGGAGATGCAGGAGGCGATCGCGATGCTGCGGATCGTCCAGATGGGTCAGAAGGATATTCGCGAGGGTAACACGATACCCCTTGAGGAGGCGATGCGGCGCGTTCGCGACGGCTCGCTGGACTGA
- a CDS encoding class I SAM-dependent methyltransferase yields MFPDVVDLRSFYAQPLGVVTRRLIGRAIRGRFDNVRGLSVLGIGYATPYLGVFREECERALAFMPGAQGVTRWPSAAPTLAALVHETELPLRDGMIDRVIAVHLLEMTPDAEDVLREVWRVLAPGGRLLCVVPNRRGVWARVDNNPFGHGRPFSRTQITDLLRGALFTPVAWSEALYIPPVQRNWFLRGAVAWERAGASLALPFAAVHIVEATKQVYKPVPLKRRASRLQVLQPVLEPVLSPRPAGRVTPEGF; encoded by the coding sequence ATGTTCCCCGATGTCGTCGACCTCCGCAGTTTCTATGCCCAGCCCCTCGGCGTGGTCACCCGCCGGCTGATCGGCCGCGCCATTCGCGGGCGCTTCGACAATGTGCGCGGGCTCTCCGTGCTCGGCATCGGCTATGCGACGCCCTATCTCGGCGTGTTTCGCGAGGAGTGCGAGCGGGCGCTCGCCTTCATGCCGGGGGCGCAGGGCGTTACCCGCTGGCCCTCCGCCGCGCCGACGCTCGCCGCGCTGGTGCATGAGACCGAGCTGCCGCTGCGCGACGGCATGATCGACCGCGTCATCGCCGTGCATCTCCTGGAGATGACGCCGGACGCGGAAGACGTGCTGCGCGAGGTCTGGCGCGTGCTGGCGCCGGGCGGGCGGCTGCTCTGCGTGGTGCCGAACCGGCGCGGCGTCTGGGCGCGGGTCGACAACAACCCGTTCGGCCATGGGCGGCCTTTCTCGCGCACCCAGATCACCGATCTGCTGCGCGGCGCCCTGTTCACGCCGGTGGCGTGGAGCGAGGCGCTATATATCCCGCCGGTGCAGCGCAACTGGTTCCTGCGCGGCGCTGTGGCATGGGAGCGGGCCGGGGCGAGCCTCGCTCTGCCCTTCGCCGCCGTCCACATCGTCGAGGCGACCAAGCAGGTCTACAAGCCGGTGCCGCTGAAGCGACGGGCGAGCCGGCTGCAGGTGCTTCAGCCGGTGCTGGAGCCGGTGCTCTCCCCGCGCCCGGCCGGACGGGTGACGCCCGAAGGGTTCTGA